DNA sequence from the Salvia splendens isolate huo1 chromosome 19, SspV2, whole genome shotgun sequence genome:
atcatgTTGCCAATGCCGAGAACTTCGGaagatgcttgattccccatgttgatcttccttccttcaacCGTTGTGTAAGAGGCAAACTTACTcttatctgagcagacatgagcagtagcgccggtgtcgatgtaccagccacccttgttatcaacaaggttaacttcttcaatgaccacagcaatgaggtcgttttcatcccagtctttgaactccttctcaacgacgtgggccgccggcttcttcttcttgctgcggcagtccttgGCAAAGTGGCCAGTTTTGCCAAcagttgcttcgtcttcacgaaacagtccatggttttcccggtatgcttggcaacATTGACGAGGaaatcgggtttataggctactttgcctttaaaataacgtaaatgtacccattttgttatctattccataaatgggaaaaacgccactctcgttggcgtgttttaagtgaaaacgccacccgtattggcgttttacaaCGTATGTGTCGTCGTATTGCATGTACGTTGAAAGACGCCGACGTGGTTGGCGTTTGAACGAAAAACGCCAATCCCACTGGCGTGTTTCAAAAAACGCCAATTCGGGTGGCGTTTTTCATGCCTTCCGCCGtgaaaaaaaggccaaaaattatCCCAAGTTATACACGCCAATGGGATTGGCGTGTTTCAACCTTTCAAGGCAAACTTTCGTtcaggcatttcatcaaacacttggAGGGCAAAATTTCGTtcaggcatttcatcaaacagttgGTTCAAAATAATAGCTCAGATGCAGCGCAACATGGTGATTCTTCCGTAGCAGGTTCGCCTTCTAGACTTGCTCCAGTTACGAAGATTGAATATATGGTTGGTTTACATGAAGGTTTGGTGGAAATAAAGTCACGACTCTGTGGAGAATCATCCAATTTACAAGTTATTTCAATCGTTGGAATGGGGGGCATTGGTAAAACTACTCTTGCAAAGTGTGCTTACGATGATCCACTTATGATGCAGCATTTTGACATCCGTGCTTGGGTCACAGTATCACAGGACTACAATGCAGAGGCAATCTTTTCAAGCCTCCTAGCTTCcatggaagaattcaacacagAAAGATCTAAGCGGAGTAGTGAAAACGCCAAACAATCCCTATGCATACCTAGTGGTGCTCGGTTTTAACCGGACCAGCGGTTATGAACCAGAACCGGACAGTTTAGAAACCATGAGCATCATCACTATGCATACCTGCTCTACACTATATCTAGTACAGAGATCACTTTCAAAAAGCAAAAACTGCCGCCAAACACAGAGAAAGATGATCACTACCTAATTTACACATACATGCTCTccaagtgtttgatgaaatgcctgaACGAAAGTTTACCTTGAAAGGTTGAAACACGCCAATCCCATTGGCGTGTATAACTTGGGataatttttggcctttttttcaCGGCGGAAGGCATGAAAAACGCCACCCGAATTGGCGTTTTTTGAAACACGCCAGTGGGATTGGCGTTTTTCGTTCAAACGCCAACCACGTCGGCGTCTTTCAACGTACATGCAATACGACGACACATACGTTGTAAAATGCCAATACGGGTGGCGTTTtcacttaaaacacgccaacgagagtggcgtttttcccatttatggaatagataacaaaattggtacatttacgttattttaaaggcaaagtagcctataaacccgatttcctccaacattgactgcatgcattggaggtggaagaattgcccaactgtttggagggggcaacacttaagcggccacaaaggcggcggccaaacacttatccttgaagcggtcgccgactaccacCTATGGATTttgcatgcatatttcggtgtttccggatccaacaacgacttgaacatGCTCTATttttcaccactcttcaatgatgttttgaatggtgtagcactggcgatcgacttcaccgtcaacggaaatgcataccacatgggttactatctcgccgatggtatctacccaaggtggtcgactttcgtgaagacacTCAGCAACCCACAAGACCCGAGAAGGGTTCTTTTTGCACAGAgtcaagagtccgctcggaaaaacgtcgaaagagcttttggggtccttcaagcccgattcaataTTGTGAAGGCCcagtctcggctgtggtacgtgaaaaatatcgctgACATCGTGTACACTTGTATtatcttgcataacatgattatagctgacgaaggaccgatagcggctagcttttacgacgaggatgaagccggaagctcaaccgcgaggtctcccccacgccgaggtgtgcatacgacggtgggcgagaggatcaaaacaaggaacacaatgcgcgatacccgaacccacattgagctacaagaagacctaatcaaacacatttgggagAAATTCGGCCACCAGtagtggatttttttaattttatgaatttaattatgtaatttttaatttttaggattttaattatgtaatttttatttttttgtaatttgtaatagtagtccggatatttttaatgcattttaattttgtggaaatgtttttatttaaattgaataatagaatggtgagacccttgagcttgtccttgcggaagagaatggatgtgggtgttgtgctcttgcctaagagcagagagtaaaagtgggtccgggccaatatccgtgctcgttggcaagagtacggatggggatgctcgtGGTTGAGGTTTGGTTTGGAGCATCGGTTACtattttttactactactatatagtatattttactttttgttctttttgatttttttaatcaatttctcattaaataCCTGACACCAATCTGTCTTAAATTTTACGAACaatttaaattatgcaattCTAGTATTTAGTTAATGTAACTTTagatatttaattaatgtaccttttttaatttttataaaataatttttaaatttcttaaatatTGAATTTCTTAAAGTTGAGTTGGAGGAACCTACTTGTAAATGGGATTGGGTTTAGCCCCTGATGAatccaatttttaatttttttctattataaagttttaaaatttataaatattactcattccgtcccaattaagttgagccaaaacttttgggcacagaGATGAAGaaattgtattaaaaaataaaaaagagaaataaagtagaaaatataaagagagagtaaagtaagtgatgaaataaattaggtgtgattagatgttttgttttttatcaaaaaagaaaatgactcaaattAGTTGAGACATCTCAAAAAAGAATACgcctcaacttagttgggaagGAAATAGTTTTATATAAAAGCCCGTATTAATAATCTAAATTAcctgaaaattttatttttatataaaaatttgaaaatttaacCCTTATTTATATTCATTTCTTCATCCGCCACTTTAGCTAATTTGAGGATGATTaatcaatttcaaatttataaataattagttATATGAAAAAGTGGTTATTATATGCTTATTATAAGTACTACTAGAATTTATTCCACAATAAGAAGTTGGTTATATTTTACCAACGATCTCGCCTTTACACTTGCAATATGCACGAAATTTCTATCTAAAGCTCGGGCTTGTAATAATACGTCCATgtttttatttagttagttaagaTACATGTTCGCTTTTTAAGTATTTCAAAATCCTAaattgctatatgattatttcaaAACCCCAATATGTAATGTTTTCTACAAAATATGACACAATTACTAAAAGGTTCTCCTATTATTCAGATACTTTCTTCGTTAGAATCCCAAACAATGAGATATTATATCTCGTGATTAAAAGCATATGTGCTAATTCCAAGGACATACAACTAATTGAGTAGATCTAAATAATAAGATGAGGTGAGAAATTAGGAAGAAATTGATGTAGTGGAATagataaatatgaaattgacAGTGTTTCTGAGCTTGTTGTGGGCAGTGAATTTACTGTATGGAGAGTGGTTTGCGTATTTGGTTCCTTCGCATTCGACATGTTGTTGGCCTCATCTCCAACGCCCTTCTCCGGTAAACCCCATTTCCAATTATCATCAACGAAAACTAGTCatgtttttcttttcattttggtcTGTCCATCAAAATTTGTCTAGtttttttagtgtttaaatggaaaaaagtgatatattatcataaaaaagtaaacaagatacttactttaccaattttgcattaaactGATCGTTTACTGTTAAGAAAGATTTCTGTTGCTTATTACTATTATCATGCATAAAAATGGAAATACATGAATTTTGACTGTGCTGTATCTGAACATCTCAGCCGAACGGAATTGATTATTCGAGTAGTTATATAAAAATCGGTGTTATAGCAGACCGTCAGGTAACCTTTATGTGGAAAAGAGTTGTGGCATTATCTATGTTCCATGCACTTTGTTGAGTCTTTTTGATCCTTTCTTTGTTGATAGCTCATGGATAGAACTTCCCTTCCTCTTGCTCCAAAATCACTTGCCCTGAAGGTTGTGCGGTTCTATTCGGATTTATACATGCGTAGGGCATTCCTCTCGTCTATATTGCCTTTCAATCCGGACGTCATTCTATTTTTGGGTAATTATTTCGTTGGAAGCAACAGCTTGTCAGATGAAGAGTAAGTTTGGTATCTTGATACAAGTAGTATACATTAGATTTCACTGGTGTGCGTGTGTTGGTCTAGTGGTTAATATATGTTTCGAGTTTGAGTCATGCATACAACTGTTAGTTGGCCGTGTTTTGACATCGGGTACTCAGCTTTCCGGAAACCATGACATCGGGTACTCAGCTTTCTACTACCAAAAACCAGAGGTATACATTATTTGCTACTCCACAAATTAGCACTTGGTCTTTATCTTATTCACAATATCTTCTATGTTACTCAGATCAGCAAACGGTACGAGACTGCATTTGGTGCACGCAACTTTAAAGTGAGAATCGGAGAGGTGGACTTCATTGCCATCGATGCACAGACTCTGGATGGTAATTCACTTCGCCACACCTTTGTTCCGTTGTTAGCAGAACAATACTAATCTTATATTTTTGTAGAGGTAACTTCACATCGGATACCCGGGGCTTCATAGCGAATGTATCTAAAGGTATAAACATCATTCAATTATGTTCAGGGAAATATGCATCTCTCCCCTTGACATTCTTTGTATTTTGTAGATATATCTTCGACCCGAAGGGTTGGTTTTGTTGACTCTCACATCCCTTTGTATCGGCCGGACTGGACTCCTTGTGGCCCCCACCGATCTTCGCCCATCATCAATCAAGTAAAAACACTTTAATATGCTATCATCCATGTCATTCAGATTTACATCTTAACTGTGCTTGATTTATACACTCTCCAGCTCGTTCACCGCGTTGATCATGATCGCGAGATCGTGTATCAGAATTATATCACTGAAAAATCGACAAAGTCCCTACTGGAGCTAATCAGACCTGTATGTGTTACATTTCTTCATCAATACTGAAAAAGGATGGGAACTAATTGATGATTTTGCAGGCACTTCATCTCTGGTCATGATCATGATCAATGCACCATTTCCCATGCCTATAACAATGGTCACGCGATAGAGGTGAAGTCGACTTTTCTTACCTTGGTCGATTTTTTAACCAAGTCTGCATTTAAGGCATCAAAGTGTGCAGCATACTGTAGGACCTGTAAGCTGGCAACAAGGGAACTTGTCTCCTTCTTTTATGCTACTGTCTGCCAAGAATTCGTCGGTTTCGGATGGAATCACGCCAGAAGACGCTCTTATGACCAATCTCTGCTTTCTCCCCATGCAAACTCACATCTACAGATTGTTCTATTATCTCCTCGGGTCGTTGGTGTTTGTGGTCGACTCAATCTAATATTTTCTCAATCTAATGAATGTGTTTCAGGTATTTGTCTCTCGTTGCAATGACCGTCGTTGTTATCCTGCTTTGGCCAACGAACGAAGTCCATATAACACAAAAGCTTTGTAGTCTCACGGTTGTTATAATAAATGTGTTTAAAAGCTTTAGCAATGTTGCGAAAGAGAAGAACGAAGACGAGCATGTGGAGTACGAGGAGATATGGGATGCAGAAGGGGCAATGCACCTCATCAAGAAGACGAAAAAGGTTCCAGTCCCGAAAGAGAGCAGCTCAGCCCAGAGGTGAAACGACGTTCCATTGGTAAACTGACGTGTGTAGGGGAAACGCTGTGATGCGATCAAAAGTTCATAAACAAGATGCAGAGGCGACGACTGAAGATGTGAACACACATGTCGGTTTAGGTAGAACAAACAGATCGAGGGCCAATACGATAATCTGGAGATTTTTACGGGCGCTACGAGCATTGATGATCATTTCTAGCATCAACATTCCTTTTATATGTATTGCTCGTCCTCACGGATTGGATGGACAAAAATATCCAAACTCATCCATATTAAATTGGTGTATTTGAATGGTTTCCCTGTGTTGTGACATAACATCACATTTTGTAGTACTTGCTGTTCAAATTTTACTCTGGAATTGAATTAATGAAACTTAAGCAAGTAAATTTGAGATCTTTCCATTTGTTAAAACAAGTAGTGAAATCCTAATAAATCCACTCTATAAACCTTATTCAGGctctttttgaattttatttctgAGACAATAAACAAGCTTGGAGATTCAAACCACATTCCTCATCTACAACTTCAAAAGATTCGGCCCCTTATAGAATTTCATCAAATATTGCAGACAAATAGTGGTTAATACTTAATAACGTAACATTGAAATGAAATCAAATGAATACAAGAGCAGCAGTCATCAATTATAAACCATATACTTAGGAGTTGCGCTGAATTTCTGATACCCTTTGATCACTTTATTCACAGCGTCTAGGAAATCTTTTTCTGTCACTGTTTTCCTCCTTGCTCGGATCGATCGAGAACATTCCCGCCTCAGTGCACACACTTCTTATGTCAGCTCGGATCGAGCTGATTCACAATTTCAAGCATTGTGCGCTGGACCTCATTGTCTCCACCAACCCCGTCATCAAACCGTGCACCTCCAATGGCATCCACTTCATCAAAAAATACAATGCATGCCTTTTTCGAGCGAGCCATCTGCATTGGGGAATAAGAAATTATTAATGGAGCAATACTGGACTGGAGGGATATGCACAATGAGCAGGATGTTATGAAAATCAGACCTGAAACAGTTCGCGAACCACCAACGTACTTCTGAACAAGCTCACTTCCAATTACTCGAATAAAGCATGCATCAGTTCTGTTTGACACAGCTCTGGCTAATAGAGTTTTACCAGTCCCAGGAGGACCATAGCAGAGTACACATCGATACCTAACTTCACAAATTTTTCAGGATGAAGCATGGGAAGCTCAACAACCTAACAAAATTAGAAGTCTCATTATAGAGCCACTCTTACAATTAATTAGAAATAAATATTTGGTCCAACAATAAGGAAACTAAAGGAATACTGGAACTGACAGCAGCTTGTATACTAATATCTGACTCAGACTCACCTCTCGCATCTTCTCAATCTGCTCCTTACATCCACCAACATCATTGTAGGTTACATCTGGCTTTTCCTCAACTCTCATCATAGTATCAATTTTTGGAGGCAAGGGAATCTGAATTTGGTACTTATTCCGATCAACGCTGCAGTTAAAATAGATAAGAGTCAAAGTTCACATTATATAGTTTTCCAAAATAAGATAGCTGCAGACACCTATTTCAATCTCCTAAGCTGCTTATCTAGAAAGTGTCTCTCTCCTacacataaaaaaatcaaagagaaaataattcatAAAGGCAACTACAGTCAGCTAAAATAGGCTCAAAGAATTATAACTGAAACAAATATTTGCAAGTTCCTCAGCAGATGAACAGCCCTTTACAGTTTCAAACACGTGCATAATTCAACAGTTTTCGTAACAACACAACGAAATATTTCAGAGGTTAACCAAACACAGCATTCAGTTTATGAGAGAGCACAATAACACAAAAAATCCTTAAGCCCCTGCAACAAACATAAATACTCCTTCATCCTCATTCCAAAAAATAAACCAAGAACGGAAAAACTTACCCTACTCTCATGCCTTCTTCAATGTCAGTAGGTGACACTTTATCACCTAATCCAACAACAAACTGCCCAAGTAAATAGCAAGAGATTAGCAAGAACAAAACTAATCCTCAACATCCTGACCACAGTGTCTAAAGACAACAGAGCCAAGTTGATGGGAGAGATATTATCTCTCCTCAATCCTTCCTCCTTTCCTTCACTCTTgctatttaaaaatttatatgttCTACCAAACAGGAAACAAGCATACCTTCGCAATTTGCTTAACATTGATAACATACTTTGCATCTTCAGTGTTTGGATTTATTGTCTTTGTACACCGAGCAACCTAATCATTACAAACAATTATAGCCTACGTATATATAGTCAAGACAGGAGGAATGAAATAACTTGAGCAATCACAGAAGAAAAAAATCTACCTGTAGAGGTTGTTCCTCCTGCATCATTTGCTTATCAGACACGAGATCCCATTGGCTGGGAGCAGTGTCAGATTCCTTGATACCTAACATAGGAATTAAATGAAAGCCATAACTTTCAAGGAACAAAGGCACAAAGCAGCACACCAATTTACATACGGTAGCCTATATTCAACTAATTGCTAGATAGGCTACACACGACGCATGTATGTCAAAAATCAATAGCATAACCTTTCACTCATTTTCAGGCATATATATCTAAGCAATAAAaggtaagagcatctccaatggtggaGGACATCCAATAGTCCTCGCATAGccttcccactgccacatcatcagcactaaaatcctcctaccacatcatgtggacatgcaactggacatccaatagccctcacatagccttcccatagcctatccacatcactaataacaattatataatttaatttacaatcgtagcaacatacggatattaatttacgagacaaatacgagaaaattgaataatactattaaaatttaaaaaagtacattaatttaaaaaaagtacaaaaattaaaaagtacaataaaaaaattacataaaaaatcactcctcgccgccgtccttggcgacgccgccgccgccgcctccgtcgtcACCAACGCCGCGGCTACTCCCGCCGGTATCCTTCTGAAacccctccaattcttcacgcatgctcctgagcaatacgcgaagataAGCCTTCTCCTCGAGGTCCACCGCCGTCCGGAAgtcggctaacgtcttcaccatttgagcccgcgtttgttgacgcccgaagaatttgagctcctcggtggacctgccgagggggatgccgactggacctcctgggacctcgGGGTGCGCCCCTTGCATCCCGTTGCGCCAgcctttggccaaccgggcgaggtcggcgaccgaacgaacgaggggtcgggatctcctgggccgtctcggggaggtcgtgggaaccaccgctgctgccgctatactcaccggtatagttcagtttctgcttcttcggccagccagcgtcgacacctgcccggaatttctccgactcgttgagcacaaggtagcagttccagtaggtgaactcaaaGTACTTCCCCTGCgtatcggggtaggctctctctgcaatcctcctgcagtcttcctctgtttggccactggtctgcatgcggagggcgttgacGTACAAACCCAAAAATCGAGAGACGTCAGACCTGAtgcggtcccagcacttcctgCACTCCTCCCCGGTGTGCGGTCtccttggcccacaagttgacgatcctctgtttgttcgaaacgagaggatcatcgcatacactcacccacgccttggccagcgcaacgttctccgcgtccgtccacttcctccggaccCGACTATCCTcatccggctgcgacgactcgccgaccttcttggccttgcccttcttcttaggggcgctccgaccccgccctactccccggcTTTGAatgggagtttccggaacctcgttaatatcaaaacccaactcctctaaggagaaggtctcatactgtgtgtactgtgcatccgttggggtcgatgtgtgcgaagaaccggtgaaAAAATCAAAAGACGGCCGATAGACGTTTTCCAAACCAGGCGTCCCCTGCGGCGGttgcatcatctgctgcgccggtggctgcatcccaggtgcccaccccggcatcatctgcatagggggttgCATCGGCGGTACCCCCTGCCAAGCCGGCACACTTCACCCGGCGGCcatcggtggcatcatctgctgcaacgggtacatgttgtagtacccggtcatcggaggccaaccacctacCACGGAAGCCGGGGGAGtctgtacagaaattaagatagagagagtactcgttaaaacaagcggtgcgaatgaaaatgacgtccaaagcgcgtatatatagtgtttcggaaaattaaaaaaaaaataaattaaaaatctgacgccgatccggggcctacaatggcacCGTGAGGATTGGCGTCAGCCCAAGAATCGGCAtgggcacgccgattttgacgacgccgctcgcaatggttcggcgtcagcaccggcgtccgcgaaaaatcggcgtgccggtgccgacgccgccattggagatgctctaagggctGGGATGGGAAACAAACCACATAGGTCATTAATCTTCTTTGCCATTTCCTTAATTTCCTTCTCAGCTTTCTTTATACTTGTAGAATAAGGTCCCAGGCCCTGGCCATATCATGCCCCGAGAATTAAGTGTGAGCAAAAAACTTGACagcatttcaattttcaatcatTGATCAAAGCTGTTTATACCAGTTGAATTTTCAAATACAGTACAGTACAAGATAGAATGTTAATTCTGAAATTTCGACCAAAATTTTTTATTCAGATCTAATAAGTCAACCATACACATTATCGTAAGAGGAAAATGCACAATCTACATTCACTCCAGTTCCCAAAAGCATAAAAACAAGCAGCTCCTAGTCAATTTTGAAAGCGGAGATCTCAATTCAGAATCAATAAAAACAAAGGGAGGCGATAGATAAACTAAAAGAAATGAAACCTCAGCTACAATAACAGCTTGGAAAACATAGTAATTAGAAAGAGTACATAAGTCTTGAGGAGAGCAATGTCGTCTTCATCGAGAGGCTTAGGATTCTTCTCGTCGTTCATCTGATCCTCGGGCTCCGGCGCCATTTTCGAAGTATTCAATTTGAatgttagagcatccccatccgggCTCTTGCCAActagcacggatgtgggcccggacccacttttactccttCTCcgtaggcaagagcacaacacccacatccgtgctcttcctcAATAATAAGCtaaagggtcccaccattctattattcaatttaaataaaaatatttccacaatattaaaatgaattaaaattacccgaaatactattacaaattataaaaaaaaattacataattaaaattctaaaaattaaaaattacataattaaaattttaaaaattaaaaattacataattaaacttctaaaaaataaaaattacataattaaactcctaaaaaataaaaattacataattaaaggctaaaaatacccccgtggaagactattcatccggctctaccccaatgttctttggagaccccgtatcattgccacatgcgatcgaagttgctcaggggtcatagttgacctatcagccaaattgagttgggccaaaacccccaacaacgagttggtggagggttgaggtggcacaaagggagcgggagcgggatcgggggcggatggagtcgcggcgcgacggcggttggtcgTCGACTtgttccttccttgcggccggcgttgggaactactcgggccggcgtcggggctacccaagttagctccggcgagccgggtggacacctcatcggagccggcgtcggatagggttaccgacctcgaccgtttgctggaggagctagaggaggatgatacgtctCTCCTATACTtaggatgcacacgcacctcctgccaatcattgaggtacttgaacggtttgtaatgTTGGAAgtggtaggtcgccaacgcggcactcatgatgtcgacctcgcttctgctgctccccgccgaccgctcttcctggaggtaatacccctggaacttttggatttcttcgttggctctgtatatagcattgcgcaccatactctagTTGTGCTCGATTGGTTAgtgccaatctccggatcttcggagatagacaaaaacgctttgaataattgatccatctcctcggactgtacggggtgcggacaccacgagtaggaagatgaggagtttgagagttgctgctccctcccgctctaggtacgggtggttcgggtgcccacccgtattgccAATCGGgagcatcttggtcgtccaccgggtaaggccgataGCCACCCAGAGCTTGCGAAcattgggtttgaggaggggccgaaaattccatttccggactaggaaatggttgcgagCCGAACCATttgtggttccaaccgcgggactcggaggggtgatcgccggagccggatatttttttgttgtaaaagtgaaagaaagattgagaattgtaagaatggaaatgagagaatttagatgagaattgtgtagtgtggtgtgaaattttttgtgtggaagtggtggtatttatagatgaaaatgtgaatttttggggaaaaaaattgaaaaataaattaaaagtgaggAGAAAAAGGATATAATTTTtggggaagtgggaaaatatttttttatttttaatcggattttttaattaaaatccgatcttttttaaaaaaaggaaattccaACGGCActgtcgttggccaatcaggtGTTGACACGTgtgctgctcgctggcacggacgtgctcgatgcatcgagcagcgc
Encoded proteins:
- the LOC121778982 gene encoding uncharacterized protein LOC121778982; amino-acid sequence: MAPEPEDQMNDEKNPKPLDEDDIALLKTYGLGPYSTSIKKAEKEIKEMAKKINDLCDSPGFRGRWLASDDRVLQHVPVAADDATDGRRVKCAGLAGGTADATPYADDAGVGTWDAATGAADDATAAGDAWFGKRLSAVF